CCCCCACAAAGGGCGATCTGCGGATCCTTCTGAAGGTCATGCTCGATACTCCCGTTGAACAAAACGACCCCCGCTGGCTGGAGCTTGCTGATGCGGCCGATAAGTTGCCTCCCGCGGATTATCGGGACGTTGAAAACCTTGTGTTAGAGCTTATGAAAAGTGATAACCCCGGCTTGAAGCTCGTTGGGCTTAAATTTGCAAAATCCATACCCGGAATCCGTGCCGAGGATGTCGTAAGAGAGGTATCGTATCTCCTGAATTCTAATAATCCCGTGATATTTGATAAGGCGCTTGACCTGGTGCTCGAAATCCTCACGTCTCCAATCCCCCTCCGCATGGAGGATGTGATAAGATACCTGTACTCTCCCCTAAAGGCCCTCACGGAGTCCGCCCCCGACGCCATAATAACGTCAAAGGCCAGGGAGGTTTTCAGCGCGCTCGTAAAAAGCGCCCAGAGGTACTATGCCCTCAGGCCGACCGAGGCCAGGGAGTCAGCAAGGCGGCTGAGAAAGGAGGGACTTGAGTACGAGGCGGTGTTCATCGAGGAGTTATCTGGACAGCCTCATTCGCCCGTTCCGTATGGAGAGAAGACGCTCAAAATGCTGACAGAAGACCGCTCCGACCTCCCCGACTTCCTGAAGGGTTGAGCTTTTAAACCGAACTCGGAACTTTTTACAGGTGGTTCTGTGCCAAAGCTCAAGCTCAGCGACAGACAGCTCTATGCCCTCATAGAGGCCCTCAAGCTCGGCGAGGAAGTTAAGCCCAGCCAGCAGGCGAAGAGGAGGGCCTTCTCAAAGTACAGAATCGAAGGCTGGGAAAACTCGAAGCTGACTGGAATATTCTACTCAATCCAGAGGCGTCTCGGTTTGATAGACGAGGTTATAGAAGAGCTTGTAGGAGTTTCTCCGCTCATCCTCGACCCCTGGCTGAGGGCCGCTTTAAGGGTGGCCGTTGAAGTGGGGGTCTTCCGCGAGCCGAGCGAGAGGACCCTCCAGCACCTCAAGGGGGTCGCCCAGTTCCTCTCAAAGAGAACGCACCCCTACGTCGGCTATTACTACTACGACCTCCTGCCGAGGGTCGTCAACTACGTGCCAAAGCTCGACACCGAGGAGAAGCGGCTCAAGTGGGAGTACCTCTTCCCGGAGTGGTTCATAGCGAGGATGCGCGCCCTTCTCGGTGAAGAGGCCGAAGAACTTCTCAGGGCACTAAACGAGACTCTTCCGACGAGCATAAGGGTGAATCGTCTCAGGACGAGCGTTGAAGAGGTAGAAAACTACCTAAGAAAGAAGGGCGTCCGCTTCGAGAGAAGTGAGAGGGTAAACACTGTAATCAGGATCCTCGACCCCTTCAACCCTGAGTGGCTCTTTAACAAGGGCTATGCCATAGCACAGGAGGAAGCCTCTGCGGTGGCCTCTCTGGTTCTGGCACCAAAGCCGGGGGAGACCGTTGTTGATTTAGCTGCAGCCCCCGGAGGAAAAACGGCCCACATGGCGGAACTGATGGAAAACAGGGGTAAAATCTATGCTTTCGATGTAGATAGCGCCAGAATAAAGCGCATGAAAGAGGTTCTCAAGAGAACCGGCGTTGAAATAGCAGAGGTCATAAAAGCCGATGGGAGAAACGCCCCAGAGCTGCTCGGCGAAGAAATCGCCGATAGGGTTCTCCTCGATGCCCCGTGCACCAGCGACGGCACTATAGCGAAGAACCCCGAGCTGAGATGGCGCCTCAGGGAGAAGAACATCCCCAAGGTGGTTGCCCTTCAGAAGGAGCTCATGGAGAGCGCTTGGAAGCTATTGAAACCCGGAGGAAGGCTGCTCTATTCAACGTGCTCGATGCTTCCCGAGGAGAACGAGGAAGTTGTAAAGTGGTTCCTTGAGCGGCATCCTGGGGCCGAGCTTGTGCCCTTAAACGGACCATACGACCCGGGATTCCTCAAGGGAACCATGAGGGCCTGGCCCCACAGGCACAGAACCATAGGCTTCTTCTACGCACTGATAGAAAAAAGGAGATCCGAATCTCGTATAGTACGGGCTTGTTAAATACCGAGCCTCTGAAGGAACTCTATCCCTTCATCCCTTTCCCCTGCAAAGGCCACTTCCCCGCCAACGAGCACCACGGTCCTGTCAATGATGTTATAGATCGGCCTCCACAGATGGGAAAGTATTATCATGTTCGTGTCATTCGCGGCTCTCTGTTTGATGATCCTTGCAACCTCGGATATTCCACTAACGTCAAGGCCCGAAAATGGCTCGTCAAGGATTAGAAGCTCGTTCTCCCCCAATAAAGCTAAAAGAATGCTCAGGCGTTTTTTCATTCCGCTGGAGTATTCTGCAACGGGTCTGTTTAGGGCCGCTGTATAGGGGAACAGTCTTTGGATAAGATTTCTGTCTGCTTTAATCCCTTTTAATTCCTCAAGAAACTTGATCAAATCCTTTCCTTTCCGGTATTTTGGAAGAGAGGGAGGGTCTATGCTGATTCCAACTATCCGCTTAATTTCTGGGTTGTTCCAGGGATTCCTTCCAAGCAGGGTCACCCTCCCACTGCTCGGCCTCCAAAAGCCTACCAGCAGTTTTATGAGGCTCGACTTTCCGCTTCCGTTTGGGCCAGCTATGAGGGTTACCCCACTGTCTATCTCCAGATTTATGTTCTTCAGAATTTCGACGTTTCCAATTCTCTTGGAAACATCCTCAAAGCGCCCAATCATCCTTCTCCCTCCAGAAGCCGAGCGACATTAGAATTACTGCTAGAGAGAGCGTCAGGAAGTGCGCCCGCCAGTTCTGGGTGGGGAAGCCTACGTCGACGGCCCGTATTGTTGCGCTGCCTGAATACGACCCGTTAATGACCACACCATAATAACCTGGGTGAGGCAGGACAACCCTGATAATCTCCCCTGTAATTTTGCCCTCCTTTGGGGTTTTATTCTCATCAAGGTCGATTATTGTGTAGCTCCCATCACCCTGGCCCATAAAGGACATCTCAACTAACGCAGAAGTGGGGGAGTAGAAACATGATACTTCAGTTGCCCCGAGGGGTAGAACAGGGTACCGGACATCATCGGTATCAGTTGTAAGTTGGAACGCTATGGACACTGCGGTGACCAGAAAAATTACCGCTGGGACGAGTTTCCAGGCGTTCATCTCACGTCCCTCCTAGCGGAAATTTCTATTGCTGCAGGGATGAGAGCTGCTGAAACGACTAGGTATGGCAAGAGCGTTTTCAGCTCGTTTTCTATTGCAATATTTTGGAGTGTCAAAACTGGGTTGAAAATTTTCACGTATGTGAGGACAAAGACAGTGAAAAACGATAACATGCTTGCGATTGGGGCATTTGGAACCAGCACCGAGAAGAGTGCGGACAGACTTACTATATAGAGGAGAACCGAAGCGTAAAAGGCGAGTAAAACGTGAAAATGTGCTGCGACAACCTTGAGGCTATTGGTGGATGAGAAATGGAGTGAAAAGAGCAAGATGTGTGTGGTCAATATGAGTGCGAGGAAATGCACGTAGACCCCTACGATTTTGGAGAGGATTATTGTCCGGATTGACACGGGGAGTGAGTACAGAAAGTAGGAACTGCCGTCGTCCCGTTCTCCCCTTATTGTCAGGGCCGTCAAAAGTGAGACACCAAGGCTCACCGGGACGTACGTGCTCACTGAGAACATAATGAAAAGAGAATTATGAAGCCACGACTGTGGAGTGTTTGATAAAATGAGTGGCACGGCTTTTATTAGGTTCATCTTCATGAAAAAGGCCGAGATTCCAGCGAGGATTACGAGAATGTAACCCTTTATTGGGTCATTGCTTTCCCATACGACGAGTTTTAGCCCTTTCATAACCAATCACCAAGAAAACTGTTATGGCCAGCACAAACACGGCAATGGCATCGAGGGGTATTTGGACGTTTTCAAGCATTCCAGTTTCAGAATAAAAGGCGTTAGTATCTTCGAGAACCATTCCGAACCCGTATATATCCTTGCTTTTGATTATGGGGTCGTCTGTCCTGTTGAAGTGCTCCCTATCCGAGAAAAGGACTCTCTTGAAACCGAACAGTTCCCAGATCGGTGATACCGGGGTGTATCCCTCAATTAAGACTCCCGAGCCAGGATCGTAGAGCGCGAAGTTGGATGAATTCCCGTAAAAGTTCGTAGTTACCAAGACAATCGGGGGTTTGAAGGCTCCAAATCTCGTGTGGACTGTCGCATTCAGTTCCCTGACTTCGTTTATGAACCACCCGTTCATAATGGTTCTTCCTGCTACATCCAAATCTGTCAGAAACAGCGTGTTCATTCCGAGCCTTTTGCCGTTGTGTAAAACAGAATTGTCCGTAAGGGACACGTTGAAAGTTATAGACCTCGACAAATTTGGGATCGTCGCATTTGAGAACAGGCCCTCAGTGGCTCCGTTATCCCCTGCGTATAGCCAGTAAGTTTGGTTTGTCTCTTCAATTGCTATGAGAACACCATCGGCCCTTTCACATACCTTGACTCTCCCAGCCTGAACCTCTGCAACTCTGCAGGGACCACTTTGCGTGAAGTTCAGACTCGAGTACATCTCGATTAATTCCCTGGCCTTTATGAGGCCCTCCTCAGCATTTAGTGCTCTCTGATAATGCATCGTGAGGTTGTAAACCCTGAGCTGGGCCTTTAGCTCGATTTGGTCTCTGGCAACATCCAGTATCTCCCACCTGAGCACACCATAGGTTCCAAAATAGAGGGTTCCGTTGTGACATTCGATAATTACCGCACGATCTCCCCTGGCTGTGTACTCAAAATAAGTCCCCGGAGTCGC
This sequence is a window from Thermococcus kodakarensis KOD1. Protein-coding genes within it:
- a CDS encoding RsmB/NOP family class I SAM-dependent RNA methyltransferase yields the protein MPKLKLSDRQLYALIEALKLGEEVKPSQQAKRRAFSKYRIEGWENSKLTGIFYSIQRRLGLIDEVIEELVGVSPLILDPWLRAALRVAVEVGVFREPSERTLQHLKGVAQFLSKRTHPYVGYYYYDLLPRVVNYVPKLDTEEKRLKWEYLFPEWFIARMRALLGEEAEELLRALNETLPTSIRVNRLRTSVEEVENYLRKKGVRFERSERVNTVIRILDPFNPEWLFNKGYAIAQEEASAVASLVLAPKPGETVVDLAAAPGGKTAHMAELMENRGKIYAFDVDSARIKRMKEVLKRTGVEIAEVIKADGRNAPELLGEEIADRVLLDAPCTSDGTIAKNPELRWRLREKNIPKVVALQKELMESAWKLLKPGGRLLYSTCSMLPEENEEVVKWFLERHPGAELVPLNGPYDPGFLKGTMRAWPHRHRTIGFFYALIEKRRSESRIVRAC
- a CDS encoding ATP-binding cassette domain-containing protein, with the protein product MIGRFEDVSKRIGNVEILKNINLEIDSGVTLIAGPNGSGKSSLIKLLVGFWRPSSGRVTLLGRNPWNNPEIKRIVGISIDPPSLPKYRKGKDLIKFLEELKGIKADRNLIQRLFPYTAALNRPVAEYSSGMKKRLSILLALLGENELLILDEPFSGLDVSGISEVARIIKQRAANDTNMIILSHLWRPIYNIIDRTVVLVGGEVAFAGERDEGIEFLQRLGI
- a CDS encoding ABC transporter permease subunit; translated protein: MKGLKLVVWESNDPIKGYILVILAGISAFFMKMNLIKAVPLILSNTPQSWLHNSLFIMFSVSTYVPVSLGVSLLTALTIRGERDDGSSYFLYSLPVSIRTIILSKIVGVYVHFLALILTTHILLFSLHFSSTNSLKVVAAHFHVLLAFYASVLLYIVSLSALFSVLVPNAPIASMLSFFTVFVLTYVKIFNPVLTLQNIAIENELKTLLPYLVVSAALIPAAIEISARRDVR